GCAGAACTCAGAACCCATCACGGCAAGCATCACCCAAGCCGGTACCACCCGCCCACTGCTTTGTGCGCCACTATGAGATTACGTGGGGGAAATGATTCGCCCATCCAAAGTGAGGATAGCAGAGAACATGTTCTCATCCAAAAGAAACTCCCAGAGACAGCACTGCCATTTCTTTAGCCTCTGGGACTAGTGTTTGGTGATTCCTGTGTTCCAAGCATCTAATACCCCAGAGCCCACCTCGTCAAACCTCGGCTGCTAAAATAAAGTTTACGCTCCATGCCAGCTTCTCCCTATATAGCCTCAGTTCCCTCAGCTTGGTCGCTAGGTGAAGTTGTTCGCACTCCATTGATGCGAAGAAGCAATAGATAGCTTCAAACCATTCGTCCATCGATCGAACAAGAATGGCATCGAAGAGAATCGTCAAGGAGCTCAAGGACCTGCAGAGAGACCCACCAACTTCCTGCAGTGCAGGTATTGAGACTGGCCCAAGAGTTGTTGTAGTTCTTCTAAAATACTCTCCATTTATGGGTGTGATGGTTTTATTTCGATTCTTGGGTTGGCTGGATTTTTTGTTTCAGGTCCTGCGGCTGATGACATGTTCCACTGGCAAGCTACCATCATGGGGCCTCTTGACAGTCCGTATGCTGGGGGTGTTTTCCTCTTGAACATCCAATTCCCATCAGATTATCCTTTCAAACCTCCCAAGGTATTAACTATGAAGGCAAACAATAGCTACCCTCTTTATTGCTTATCAGGGAGGATAGACGTTACGCTAGGGTGGTAAAAACTAGCCAGATTGGATGATCAGGTCCGACATGGCTGTATTCAGCTCTGGTTTTAGTTTTTAGGTTTGTTAGCTTGGATTGAGTTTGGATCGAATCTTGTGACCTAGACTTACAGACAAGTCCAATCGGGTCTTGTTAGGTCTTTGATGGTCAGCaaggatttgaaaaatatttgttCAGACTTATACTGGTCACTGATCGATTCGTTACATACTATGATACGAGGGTGCTATGGCGTTGGCAAAGAAATAAAACATTCTATATGGTACATCTAATACCGAGCGATATAAGTTCAAATGTCACCTTAATTCTTCATGATTATCAGCTcttgattttttaaaaatacaaaaagaagCGGATCGgctaattaattttttacttatttttatgaaaattctACCATTAGGTCAGTTGAGGTGGGTCGGGCTAGGTCAGGTCAAGATGGATTAGCCTGGTCCTATTTAGTGAGCGTAGGTTCCATTGGGTCAGGTTGACTCGGGTCCTAATGTTGACTGTACTGGTCAAGCTGTCCCGATCCGGCGATTAGTTGGGGGTTGATACAATTCCAAATTGGCCCGAATTAAATTCGACTGACTGACTGTTCAAACAATTAGGTGGTAGTTCTCTATCTATTGAAGAGTCATTTAGCTCATCTTTAATGATCCTTCTGCTGTCACAAGCAGGTGGCATTTAGGACCAAGGTCTTCCATCCAAACATCAACAGCAACGGTAACATCTGTTTGGATATACTCAAGGATCAGTGGAGCCCGGCCCTAACCATATCAAAGGTGATTAATGCTTTTCTTAGTATAAAAAAAGGCAGCTAatacttaatcattcatcagccaaGCTATTTTCATGCTCAGTCTATAGGCAAGCTTGATGACACCAATATAATTCTTGGTCTACATTTGTATCAATTCATAATTATCAGAGGTTCACCTTGTGGCTTATCTGCAGGTTTTGCTATCCATATGCTCATTGCTGACAGATCCAAACCCCGACGATCCGTTGGTCCCGGAGATCGCACACATGTGCAAGACCGACCGATCAAGATAcgagaccacggctcgaagCTGGACCCAGAAGTATGCCATGTGCTGAGCCAGAGAGCTGCTCTACTAGTGAAATGATTTAATGTGGCATTAATACTATGAATCCTTAAGTAAGCACCAGTGATGGCACTGGAGAGATGGACTCTAAGTAATGATGTTTGGTGTACCAATTTCCCACTTGTATGGTGTAATAATAAGGCGAAGACATTTTTGAGTTGATTCTGACAACTATGAAATGTTTTCTTTTCCCACCTAACACTGTTTTATTGGCTTGAAGCTTGAGGCTCTGGCTAGAGTGCAAGAATGTCCTGAAAATACGAATTTGTTGCAGGAGTTCATCAAAATTGCAACTCAGACAGAAATGCTGCTTATTTTAAAGATTGGAGATGGTGTTATTGGTGACGTTAAATCGACAATCCCTAGTTTTCAGATGAACCAGAGGTTAAAAACTTTGATGAGGATTACATGAGTAAGCAGATTTCCTGAGCACAAGAGGGTCTCTATCATCAATGCTTCAATACTGTAATGTATAACAAAATTAACTGGATCTTAGAACCTTTACTGGTAAAAAGAGTGAAATGTTCGCAACTTAAAAATCCCTCCACAACAAACTAAACAAACTTCAGAAGAAAATCCACCCTGGAAGAAAGGGAAGATAAAACTGCCCTCCTAATCCTCCAGCTTCctatccattttttttaatgctttcACACTTCAATCATGATCCTTGGACCACATAGGTTGACACGGAACGGCAAGTGGCAGAGCTTATAAATCAAAGCCATTCAGATTCAGCTAACAAGCTTGGGACTGTGTCAAGCCTGTGGTGCTTCAACAACCCAAGACTTTGCTGCTACAATTGCGTCTCTGGCACCATGCAGGATCCAGTAATGTTCGGAAGCTCCAAACCAACCATCTCTGCTTTCAAGTGTCAGTATGTTCCATCCTCGATGATTATGTTTTCCAGTGCACCATTAGATCTCTGAACTGCAGTTCCTCGTAAGCATTGCCGCTTGTTTTGAAGCAGTGTTTGCCGTGGAAAATCTCTGCTGCTTCCTCCCAACTTTATGGCAGGTTACTCCAGATCCTAAACGATGGAAAGTGGCCACCATCTCTTCTTGTCTCGGTTTTGTTCGGTATCCATCTTTCTGACACGAATGGCTCCTCTCGTGATGCTTCCTCTTCTTGTGGTTGTGTTCTGCATGCACAGAGTTGATGGTCTCGTCCCTggagttttctttcttcttctccctcctaTTTTCCTTCCTGTGTTTCCTCATTGCCTTTTTCCAGGGGTTCAGCACACTGTGGCGCGCATCAATTAGAGCAGAGAAGAAAAAGTGAAAGGCAAGCACCAGGCAATACAGCTAGGAGCAGTGATGCTCGTGAAAAAATTACATCTGAGAAGATGCAGCTCGTGATCAAGTTATTATAGTATGATGTTTACAAGTGCGTGCTCTGAACGGTACAAAAACAATGACAACCGGAAGATATAGATAAGCTTTCAGAAACCAAATAAGTTTCTCCTGTAATTCATCTGTACTCTTAAATAGGAACTGTAGTACCtatgcttttatttttccttttttttatcagCCTTACAGTGGCATTTTAAGCCTGTGAGCACTTAATTAAAGTGAAAGATCTACAAGGGAGGTTTCAAGCCGACATCAGATATGTTTCTCACCAATTCAGCATAAGTGCATATACGATAATACTTGCAAATACTTTAGGTACCTATAATGTCCACATAAAAGATTGGTTACATTAGGTGGGGGTAGAACAATCTATGTAGGACAAGGGGATTGATAGGGCAAGCCCCCTGTGTTTGAGGAAGACAAACAAAGGAAACTATCCGAATTCTAGAAAAGGAAATATATCAGAGTTTCAGACAAATGACACATCTCCAAAGCTCTCATAGAGTTGTTAGAATATCTTGAAAAGGAACTTGTTTCACCAACAAAAAAGAGGCAAGCAGATATTTCTTGTGCTTCACTACTTCTGATATATGAAATTTAATTGAATGACAGTGGTTTCTTTTTCCACTTGGCATGTTGCAAAAGATTGTCAGAAATTACCCATGAACAAGGTTTTTTTTTGTAACTTATTCATTGTCAAAGGTGAAAAGCACAACCAAAGTGCTCCCAGATATGGGCAAAACTATTATTAAGATATTACATCAGGTCTCCTTCCAAAGAATACTTGATCTAGCTTATATAACTATTTTCCCCCAGTCAAGATGGTACCATCAGCCAGCCACTTAAGGTTGTTAATATGCACAGCAACAAATCATAATTGTAGAAGAAATAAATGCTATTCATGTTCATCAATAGATCCAGATGCATTTAGAACATTTTCTGGATGTTCTACACGAAGAGTTCGAATGATTGATGCAGTTCAAAAATAAAGTTGTGCCAGCATCCGAAATCGAAAGCACATGGAAAACTAGTGAACAAGCTTCTACTAGTATCTAAGCTTCATCAACATACACATTTGCCTGGAAAAGAAACAACTGATATGGGAGAAGGGGTAGATGATGCATTGTTGTTGCTATAAAATTGTAACGCAGTGATTACTAATGGAAAAGgattagaaaaaaagaaatgaattgACAAAGAATGTGGCTCTTCTTGATAGCACCGAGTAGTGAACCAATAGTCATATGCAGCAatatgtcaaatttgaacacagAGGAAAGCTTTAAGTTTctgaagggaaggaagaaagcTTTAGGTCCTGCATCCTAATAACATTCTAATGCTTAGATGAACATTATAATCGTTGAGCTAATCTTGAAAAAACAGGGATCTTTTCCGTGAAGTTTAATTTTCACAGTTGACCGTTGCTGATATCAAATTACGCAGGAACAACAAAAAAACATATAAACAACCCCATAACATTCAGTAGATGATATAGTATATGCAATACCATAAAACGTCTTTCCTGTCTCTATTGTTTCTATTGATGTATAACATGAGAACCTGAACACTTGCATTTTGACAAAATGTGGTAAGATTTGAAACCATTCAACAGTCAATATGATTATCTCCCACAGGGTAAGTCTATgtgtgaggacctgtgcgggtatgtgtttagtcccatatcggttattctcTGGAAAAAATTTGAGTATCTATACAAGATTAAGGAACCCCTCCCAAAAAAACTTCCAGCTAGTCATTTTGGATGGGGTCCTGagttgtgacaaatggtattagagctgcATCATGGGCTCATTGAATTAGAGGCAGACTATGGGCCgatcatggtgcttgtgattagatttgaatggatttaaacccttagcctgacgaaaaCGTTAGGAATTAAACGAGAAGCCTCACGAAGATGTCAGGGCTTAAACAAGGGGAGTATATGAGGAGCCGTGTGGACATCAGTTATTCATCGAAGAGATCTTAGGTACTCAAACAATGCCTAGAAGCTCTTGGACCTGAGAGCATGATCAGCCGCATATCCTGTAAATAGCTGAAGTAGGCACCACATCTGACCAGCCACATGCTGTCCCCGGGCTCTTTACTACACACTTCCTATGCAAAAATGTTCCTCCTCCATTagtgcagaaaaaaaaaatagtctcTTGCAATTTAAGTTTCTTAATTAAATGTATCCATGTAAAGCAATCAAATGAAGAGGTTTTATCAAACTTTGTGAGAGTTCAAGCAGTCATAAGAGGAGGAACTCAACTGAATGGGCACCTCCAGAGAAGGATCTTGCAAGATACATTTGATGGGCAAATTTCGATAAATGAGTTCAGGATCACAAAGGACTACCAATTGCAGCTACATTTATAAAGGTGACTCTGAAAAATGAGGTGGAACATATTGAAGCTTTCTCTGCTTGCATCTGTTGTACTTTTATTGTTGGACACCTGCATCAGGGCTGCTGAGATCAAAGGAGATTCTTTGTTGGTGATCAAAAGGATAAAGCAACAAGGAGCTAACTTTTTCTCATATTGTGATGATTATTGAGAATGTGAAGAAACATGTGCAATAATCCTAGAGAAAGAAGCACAATATGATGGCTAAAATCGCACTTCATTGGTTGGGATTTCTTTGAGTTGTGTTGaatatatatagcatatacAAGAGTGATTATAGGAGGAAATTACAGCAGCAATTCAAATTCAATAGTGAAAAATtaggaaaaaaataatgagaagATTACAATagtaatttgaattcaaaacttGAATTTGAATGGGGAGAATTTAAGATATGTTATTACCTAGAAACAATTGCATAGCATATGGACGTGGTCAAGGATGCTAATAAGCATGAAACATGTACAAGAAACAATTAATTAATGAGGAGCCTATATGATCATGATCATCTAGATATTATGAACAAATTAGCAAGAACAAACCACTGCAGCAAGAACCCACATTACCCATTGATGTCAGAACTAACTTCAAGCCCACAGGTGTCCAAAGTATCCATGAAATCTTAAAACAATACTTCTTTTTTTCATTCGCATGAAATGGGTgtctggaaaggaaaaataagaCTGTCAGCTTCTCCCTATTTATTTTTAGTTCCTCCATTAAGATCGAGTATCCAGTCGATCCTAAAATAACATATCGATTCACTTTTACGCCTTTCATATTGTATCGAACTTGCAATCTTGAAGTTGCAAATTACCATCTCAACCGAGTTTCCATCTTGCTCTCAATAGCATCATCTTAAGCTGCAAATGCATCAGCAGCAACCAAGCTCTGCAACTGCAAATCCTATCTACCAGATATACCCACCTTTTCCTCTGCATAAATTCTCACAAAAGTAAAACGTAAGATCAAAGAGGTGAATTGTGGATCATGCGAGAGATAACAAGCAAAAGAAATTATTGGGTCATTCAAAAGAAGCTTTTTGCTCAAAGTATCCCCACACCAAAGTTGAGAACTATGTGCAGAATCCTTAAGTGCTAAGAATGATCTTTCATGAATTGTAACTTGACATTTTGGTCAtcccaaaaggaaaaaaataagtgGTTTGAACATAAAAGCACCTCCGACTGGTTGCATATGGCCACTCTTTATTACTGAAATGAAGAAATTTCCTAGGCGTGCTCCCAatttacacacacacatatatatatttatatatacttTTTATGTAAAGAACTGAAATGAGGGAAGATGCAATAAAACAGAGGAGGGATACAATTATCAAAAAGGCAAGTGCTTGATGGATAGAGTCTTCTCTAAAACTCTTGTCTTCTCCAAAACTCTTACTTCTTACTTGTCACGCCCCGTTTGTGCGAGGCACGTGAGTCACCCAGTGTCCACGTGGAAGCCATATAAGGGGAGAACACggagctcccctgccagatattttCCGATTCCGGAGCCGCACGCGCGCCGCTTAGACTACTCCTCGGTTTTGTTTTCTACCTAAAACACatttgcaggatttggagacacccgcctcatatgcccaggctctgaaacgagtctAGCTGATATGGGATCTTTCATTCATCCACTCTCGGACTAGAGTCGTccgcggctctgataccaaatgtcacgccccccgcctgcgcggggcacgtgaggcacccagtgcccacgtgggggccataaAAGGGGGAACACGAGGCTTCTCTGCCAGATATTATCCGATTCCGGAGCCCGTGCGCGCGTGCTGCTCAGACTCATTCCTGGTTTTATTTTCCACttaaaacgcgtctgcaggatttggagacatctGTCTCATATGTCCAGGCTCTGAAATGAGTCTAGCCGATGTAGAATCTTTCATTACTATTTGTGGAGGGTCTTTTACTCTTTGTTACTAGAACAATGAAGGTTCTACACAAGctcatatttatgtatatatactCTTGAACATAGCATACAGGGATAAAAAGTAGTGCAAATAGAAAAGGGTGCGGAAAAAACAGGCTCTCCATAAGCCTCAAAATTCCCCTTTTAATGAAAACAATGGTTTGCTTTCTGTAAGATGCTAAACGTACGGAGCCTTCATTACTTAAGTAAAGAAGGTCCGAAAGTATTCCCATTTTATGTTTATATAATCACACATGGTATCAAGTGACAAAATAAGCAAAGCGGATCCCCAAAAATAATCATGTACTACTTATCAAGAGAAAAGGGTGCTTTAAAAACTTCATAGATCTTTTCTCAAGGACTTCAAGATGAATTGATACCCTGCGCTTATAACTGGAGGTTTTCAGACCGAGATAATTATAATTATGGGTGGGATTTTTCCCTGAAGGAACAAAGTATATGGCAGATTTCAATTTATTGGGCAACTCAGATCTATTTCTGATAAGTCGAGATGGTTGATTTCatatagaaaaagaaattaataaaaaaatttgtgGACTTAGATAAAAGCTGTCATATATCCAGGCTGTAGGAGTTTCCCACAACTTGCAGCAGGTTTACCGTAGCGAGGGATTAAACAACATTGAGT
This genomic stretch from Phoenix dactylifera cultivar Barhee BC4 unplaced genomic scaffold, palm_55x_up_171113_PBpolish2nd_filt_p 000254F, whole genome shotgun sequence harbors:
- the LOC103719240 gene encoding ubiquitin-conjugating enzyme E2-17 kDa-like, which gives rise to MASKRIVKELKDLQRDPPTSCSAGPAADDMFHWQATIMGPLDSPYAGGVFLLNIQFPSDYPFKPPKVAFRTKVFHPNINSNGNICLDILKDQWSPALTISKVLLSICSLLTDPNPDDPLVPEIAHMCKTDRSRYETTARSWTQKYAMC